In Topomyia yanbarensis strain Yona2022 chromosome 2, ASM3024719v1, whole genome shotgun sequence, one DNA window encodes the following:
- the LOC131678809 gene encoding tyrosine-protein kinase Btk29A isoform X4 — protein MPGGPTAAPGTPNSKAKDVSPRIKIVVALYPFKAIESGDLSLEKNAEYEVIDDSQEHWWKVKDQHGTIGYIPSNYVKEKELLGLQKYDWYVGDMSRQRAESLLKQNDKEGCFVVRKSSTKGLYTLSLHTKVPQSHVKHYHIKQNARLEFYLSEKHCCETIPDLINYHRHNSGGLACRLKTSPCDRPVPPTAGLSHDKWEIHPSELMILEELGSGQFGVVRRAKWRGSIDTAVKMMKVGTMSEDDFIEEAKVMTKLQHPNLVQLYGVCSKHRPIYIITEYMKHGSLLNYLRRHEQTLIGNMGMLLDMCIQVCKGMSYLERHNYIHRDLAARNCLVGSENTVKVADFGLARYVLDDQYTSSGGTKFPIKWAPPEVLNYTRFSSKSDVWAYGVLMWEVFTCGKMPYGRLKNTEVVERVQRGIILEKPKACAKEIYDVMKKCWSHGPEDRPGFRILKDQLAAVAQGLTD, from the exons ATGCCTGGTGGTCCGACAGCAGCGCCCGGAACACCAAACTCAAAGGCGAAG GATGTATCTCCACGGATCAAGATTGTGGTGGCCCTGTACCCCTTTAAGGCGATCGAGAGTGGCGATCTGTCGTTGGAGAAG AATGCCGAATACGAAGTGATCGATGACTCGCAAGAGCACTGGTGGAAGGTCAAAGATCAGCATGGTACCATCGGATACATTCCCAGCAACTACGTCAAGGAGAAGGAACTACTCGGGCTACAGAAGTACGACTGGTACGTAGGGGACATGTCCCGGCAGCGGGCGGAGTCGCTGCTCAAACAGAACGACAAGGAAGGCTGTTTCGTGGTGCGAAAGTCGTCCACCAAAGGCCTCTACACACTATCGCTACATACCAAAGT ACCCCAATCCCATGTGAAGCATTATCACATTAAACAAAACGCTCGCCTAGAGTTTTACCTCTCAGAGAAACACTGCTGTGAAACGATACCGGATTTGATCAACTACCATCGACACAACTCCGGGGGATTAGCATGCCGACTAAAGACGTCTCCTTGTGACCGACCGGTGCCACCGACTGCTGGTTTATCGCATG ACAAATGGGAAATCCATCCTTCGGAGCTGATGATTTTGGAGGAACTCGGTTCGGGCCAATTTGGCGTTGTTCGGAGAGCCAAGTGGCGTGGCTCGATTGATACCGCTGTAAAAATGATGAAAGTTGGCACTATGTCCGAGGACGATTTCATCGAGGAAGCAAAAGTAATGAC AAAACTCCAACATCCAAATTTAGTACAACTGTACGGTGTTTGTTCCAAGCATCGACCGATCTACATCATCACCGAGTACATGAAGCATGGTTCCTTACTCAACTATCTGCGAAGGCACGAGCAGACACTAATCGGCAACATGGGAATGCTTCTCGACATGTGCATACAG GTATGCAAGGGAATGTCCTATCTCGAACGGCACAACTATATCCATCGAGATCTAGCAGCTCGTAACTGTTTGGTAGGTTCGGAAAACACCGTTAAAGTGGCAGATTTCGGGCTTGCACGATACGTTCTGGACGATCAGTACACCAGCTCTGGCGGTACCAAATTTCCAATCAAATGGGCCCCACCGGAGGTACTCAACTATACCCGATTCTCGTCCAAGAGTGATGTTTGGGCATACG GTGTGCTAATGTGGGAGGTATTCACTTGCGGAAAGATGCCCTACGGTCGCCTAAAGAACACGGAAGTCGTAGAACGTGTCCAGCGAGGAATTATTCTAGAAAAACCAAAAGCGTGTGCGAAGGAGATATACGAT